A section of the Paenibacillus aurantius genome encodes:
- a CDS encoding helix-turn-helix domain-containing protein yields the protein MAELGKIGVKIAQLRRSRGLTQEELGKHVSVSAQAVSKWEKGDSLPDLSIIVELADIFDCSTDYLLGRKGGLRSLLPQIREAFVNMTIEDKIGFLGDIITAAEVSILAPPVGAHPSMVHIHLGPAGIGLWAKDRLVCIATTTFLNEAVETLEKEAEFPLTLLPDEIRLVLLALLRDMDDLKPDYAVDEKTLQSLLPNTLNFDHILVKCIELGFVDRVRGGYRLNFKADLAVRLLAILHQTINKQGTMNVTVGKPK from the coding sequence ATGGCTGAATTAGGCAAGATTGGTGTAAAAATTGCTCAACTGCGGCGATCCCGTGGCCTAACCCAGGAAGAACTGGGGAAGCACGTATCCGTGTCTGCACAAGCGGTATCCAAATGGGAGAAGGGGGACTCTCTACCTGATCTTTCCATTATCGTGGAGCTGGCGGATATTTTTGATTGTTCGACGGATTATTTATTAGGGCGGAAAGGCGGACTCCGATCGCTGCTGCCCCAGATTCGTGAAGCGTTTGTCAACATGACGATAGAAGATAAAATCGGATTCCTTGGTGATATTATCACAGCAGCAGAAGTCTCGATACTTGCGCCGCCGGTTGGAGCGCATCCTTCCATGGTACACATTCACCTGGGTCCAGCGGGGATCGGTCTATGGGCAAAGGATCGGCTTGTCTGCATAGCGACGACGACGTTTTTGAATGAAGCCGTGGAAACATTAGAGAAAGAAGCCGAGTTCCCGCTCACCCTTCTGCCCGATGAAATTCGTCTTGTCCTATTAGCCCTCTTGCGGGACATGGATGATTTGAAACCGGACTATGCGGTGGATGAAAAGACGCTACAGTCGCTCTTGCCAAACACTTTAAATTTCGACCATATCCTTGTAAAGTGTATAGAGCTTGGGTTTGTAGACCGGGTAAGAGGCGGCTACCGGCTTAATTTCAAGGCTGATCTTGCCGTGCGATTACTGGCCATCCTTCATCAAACGATCAACAAGCAGGGAACGATGAATGTAACAGTGGGGAAACCTAAGTAA
- a CDS encoding phytanoyl-CoA dioxygenase family protein codes for MSQMVTQGLLKQEQIDFYRQNGFVQVNDVLTSEELAELREYMDEVMGADQGMSLQTDQHGGAYYRVLNQRVNTWRDHAGMARYTTHSRFAEMARLLTGASGIRLFHDHALLKMPGDSKPTPWHQDSTYWPMNEDGALSIWIALDDVDENNGCMMFVPESRRAGKLNPISLSDPQDLFQYAEGTGHDQSQSVICRMKAGSATFHDGLTFHFAHANVTDKPRRALAIIFMPDGTTYSGKSHAVTNGQPLEKDQPIRGGLFPLLARGV; via the coding sequence ATGAGCCAAATGGTAACACAGGGCCTGCTTAAGCAGGAGCAGATTGATTTCTACCGCCAGAACGGCTTCGTTCAGGTGAATGACGTTCTGACTTCCGAAGAGTTGGCCGAGCTAAGGGAATACATGGATGAGGTAATGGGAGCCGACCAAGGCATGTCCCTGCAAACCGACCAGCACGGCGGCGCTTATTACCGGGTGCTGAACCAACGGGTCAATACGTGGCGAGATCACGCGGGTATGGCCCGGTACACCACCCATTCACGATTCGCCGAAATGGCCCGGCTGCTGACCGGAGCTTCCGGGATCCGTTTGTTCCACGACCATGCGTTGCTGAAGATGCCGGGCGATTCCAAGCCGACGCCTTGGCACCAAGATTCCACCTATTGGCCGATGAACGAGGACGGAGCGCTGTCGATCTGGATCGCGCTGGACGATGTCGACGAGAACAACGGCTGCATGATGTTCGTTCCAGAGTCCCGCCGGGCCGGCAAGCTTAACCCGATCAGCCTGTCGGATCCCCAGGATCTTTTTCAATACGCGGAAGGAACCGGGCATGACCAATCCCAATCGGTCATCTGCCGCATGAAGGCGGGAAGCGCTACGTTCCATGACGGCCTCACGTTTCACTTCGCGCATGCGAATGTAACCGATAAGCCCCGCCGGGCGCTCGCGATCATCTTCATGCCGGATGGTACCACGTACAGCGGCAAGTCCCACGCGGTGACGAACGGACAGCCGCTTGAGAAGGACCAGCCGATCCGCGGCGGACTCTTCCCTCTTCTTGCCCGCGGCGTTTAG
- a CDS encoding aminopeptidase — protein MLDPRLSKLADGLVNYSTRVQPGENVLIEAFGIEPALVKEVVRLVQEAGGYPYVNLRDQSVTRALLMNATEDQIRTWAEFDQHQMEKMQAYIGIRGGSNINELSDVPEEKLKLYSSLYSHPVHLQTRVKKTKWVVLRYPNPSMAQLANQSTEAFEDFYFNVCTLDYSKMSQAMDSLKDLMDRTDQVQIKGNGTDLRFSIKGIGAIKCSGENNIPDGEVFTAPVRDSVNGVISFNAPTPNDGFTYENVVLEFKDGKIIRAEANDTERLNKVLDTDEGARYIGEFAIGVNPFIREPMKDILFDEKIDGSFHFTPGQCYDEAYNGNQSSIHWDMVCIQRPEYGGGEIWFDGRLIRKDGRFVVPELESLNPENLK, from the coding sequence ATGCTAGATCCCCGACTATCCAAGCTGGCCGATGGGCTGGTTAATTACTCGACCCGGGTGCAGCCCGGCGAGAATGTTCTCATTGAAGCCTTCGGAATCGAACCAGCCCTTGTCAAGGAAGTGGTTCGTCTCGTGCAGGAGGCAGGCGGATATCCGTACGTTAACCTGCGGGACCAGTCCGTTACCCGAGCCCTGCTAATGAATGCGACGGAAGATCAGATCCGAACTTGGGCAGAATTCGATCAGCACCAGATGGAGAAAATGCAGGCCTACATCGGAATCCGCGGCGGAAGCAACATCAATGAGCTGTCGGATGTTCCGGAGGAGAAGCTGAAGCTGTACTCCAGTCTGTACTCCCATCCGGTTCATCTGCAAACGCGGGTGAAAAAGACCAAATGGGTCGTGCTACGCTATCCGAATCCATCTATGGCGCAGCTCGCCAATCAGAGCACGGAAGCGTTCGAGGATTTCTATTTCAATGTCTGTACCCTCGATTATTCCAAAATGTCGCAGGCCATGGATTCCCTCAAGGACCTGATGGACCGCACCGACCAGGTTCAGATCAAAGGCAACGGGACGGATCTTCGCTTCTCGATCAAAGGAATCGGCGCCATCAAGTGCTCCGGCGAGAACAACATTCCTGATGGAGAGGTGTTTACCGCGCCGGTCCGGGATTCGGTGAACGGGGTCATTTCTTTCAACGCGCCTACCCCTAATGATGGCTTCACTTACGAAAATGTCGTATTGGAATTCAAGGACGGCAAGATCATCCGGGCGGAAGCGAATGATACCGAGCGCCTTAACAAAGTCCTCGACACCGACGAAGGGGCGCGCTATATCGGAGAATTCGCCATTGGGGTCAACCCGTTTATCCGGGAGCCGATGAAGGATATTCTCTTCGATGAGAAGATTGACGGAAGCTTTCATTTCACCCCCGGCCAATGCTACGACGAGGCTTACAACGGCAACCAGTCTTCCATTCACTGGGATATGGTATGCATCCAGCGCCCCGAGTACGGCGGAGGCGAAATTTGGTTCGACGGCAGA